The stretch of DNA AGTAGGTAGATTATAAAAGGAGTGATTCTTAATGCCTTCAGTTGAAAGCTTTGATTTAGATCATAATGCTGTTAAAGCCCCTTATGTAAGACACTGTGGTGTTCATAAGGTAGGTAGTGACGGGATTGTTAATAAATATGATATTCGTTTTTGCCAGCCAAACAAGCAAGCTATGAAACCAGATGCAATTCATACACTGGAACACTTGCTTGCGTTTAATATTCGTAAGCATTCAGAGAAGTACAATCACTTTGATATTATTGACATCTCACCAATGGGCTGCCAAACAGGTTATTATCTAGTGGTAAGCGGTGAACCAACGGTAGAGGAGATTATCGATCTTCTTGAGGATACTATGAAGGATGCAGTTGAAATCGTTGATATCCCTGCTGCAAATGAAAGACAATGCGGCCAAGCAAAGCTTCATGACCTAGAAGGTGCCAAACGTCTAATGCGTTTCTGGCTTGAGCAAAGTAAAGAGGATTTAAAACAGGTATTTGCATAAAAAATAAAGAGGTTGACTCGGGTCAACCTCTTTATTTTGGCTTATTTTCCTGATTACTCTCTTGTTTATTCATGTGGTCAATATGAGCATTTTCTTCTAAAGAATCGATTGTATGTTTATAGGAATAGGCCTTGGAAGTAGTTACTACAGC from Bacillus sp. SLBN-46 encodes:
- a CDS encoding S-ribosylhomocysteine lyase — protein: MPSVESFDLDHNAVKAPYVRHCGVHKVGSDGIVNKYDIRFCQPNKQAMKPDAIHTLEHLLAFNIRKHSEKYNHFDIIDISPMGCQTGYYLVVSGEPTVEEIIDLLEDTMKDAVEIVDIPAANERQCGQAKLHDLEGAKRLMRFWLEQSKEDLKQVFA
- the ytzI gene encoding YtzI protein, with protein sequence MYTVFVVCIVIVIVVLLLAVVTTSKAYSYKHTIDSLEENAHIDHMNKQESNQENKPK